In the Chryseobacterium sp. MYb264 genome, one interval contains:
- a CDS encoding dicarboxylate/amino acid:cation symporter translates to MKEVLKNYSGILLLLLGITVGSIIGIVMPGFVDYLKPLGDIFLNLLFVSVVPLVFFAVSNSIASQEQQSRFGKIMMTMALTFLFFIVTAAVFTIFAVYLFPVSGVSGSSEIVEEAANNDSWGNRIVGFFTVGEFTQLFSRQNMLALLIFAFMTGFSARKAGEKGQPFRAFIASGYEVMKELLLLIMKVAPIGLGAYFAFQVATLGPQLFGFYAKPLGLYYIAGVIYFIVFFSLYAFMAKGSHGVKSFWKNAIFPTLTALSTCSSFATMPANLQAASKIGIPSQISNIVIPIGTTLHKNGSSMSSIIKIYVAFLIIGRDFFDPMNLLLALGITVFVSIVAGGIPNGGYIGEMLMISVYKLPQEAIPAVMIIGTLVDPLATVLNAVGQLVASMFVNRFVKV, encoded by the coding sequence ATGAAAGAAGTGTTGAAAAACTACTCAGGAATTTTACTTTTGTTATTAGGAATCACAGTTGGAAGCATCATTGGCATTGTTATGCCCGGTTTTGTTGATTACCTGAAACCTTTAGGAGATATTTTCCTGAATCTCCTCTTCGTGAGCGTAGTTCCGTTGGTATTTTTTGCGGTGTCCAATTCTATTGCTTCGCAGGAACAGCAATCCAGGTTTGGAAAGATCATGATGACCATGGCTCTGACCTTTCTTTTTTTCATTGTAACGGCTGCAGTTTTTACGATTTTCGCAGTGTATTTATTTCCTGTTTCAGGGGTTTCCGGAAGCTCAGAAATTGTGGAAGAAGCGGCTAATAACGACAGCTGGGGAAACAGAATCGTGGGATTTTTTACCGTTGGAGAATTTACCCAGCTTTTTTCAAGACAAAATATGCTGGCTCTTTTGATCTTTGCATTTATGACAGGATTTTCTGCTAGAAAAGCAGGAGAAAAGGGACAGCCCTTCCGAGCATTTATTGCCTCGGGATATGAAGTAATGAAGGAATTGCTTTTACTGATTATGAAAGTCGCTCCTATTGGTCTGGGTGCTTACTTCGCATTTCAGGTGGCTACTTTGGGACCTCAGCTTTTCGGATTTTATGCTAAACCTTTAGGACTTTATTATATTGCCGGAGTGATCTATTTCATAGTATTTTTTTCATTGTACGCTTTTATGGCAAAAGGCTCACACGGAGTTAAAAGCTTTTGGAAAAATGCGATCTTTCCTACGCTGACGGCATTGAGTACCTGCAGCAGTTTTGCGACCATGCCCGCCAATTTACAGGCTGCTTCAAAAATTGGGATTCCCAGTCAGATCTCGAATATTGTGATTCCGATTGGAACGACTTTGCATAAAAATGGTTCGTCGATGTCATCCATCATTAAGATTTACGTGGCTTTTCTGATTATCGGAAGAGATTTTTTTGATCCTATGAATTTGCTTTTGGCATTAGGAATTACTGTTTTCGTTAGTATCGTCGCCGGTGGGATTCCGAATGGCGGTTATATTGGTGAAATGCTGATGATTTCAGTATATAAATTACCTCAGGAAGCCATTCCTGCGGTGATGATCATCGGAACTTTGGTTGATCCTTTGGCAACGGTTTTAAATGCGGTAGGACAGTTGGTAGCTTCGATGTTTGTGAATCGATTTGTGAAGGTTTGA
- a CDS encoding T9SS type A sorting domain-containing protein, producing MKKLLLTVLLTVVGKISLAQVSFTGNPQYGRMQNFVYDKTIGNRIYATTNVDKHILVSADNGSTWNVLYTLPYPTEAPNIKEMRLINNGTALSFIEDFGSSGNSKVTVLSLGNLQIIKQFNLPPGETDAIGNYSIYDDGNMNTALMIVMQSVGSPVPQNRKLYRTTDGGANWINVYDSGDLELSDATMNPQNPQILYIARGSGPQPVQGGFLTSTDAGATWTETLNNIILESIAVDPQDPSVIYAGTSHFVPGTMPNMHQAVYKTTDGAASWTEQVGIDWSSNDPLGTLRMVKLMVDPNSHNHVLAMGAHKIAVTTNGGNTWTTTFHNGLDDGTSYFYPHGAAFNPQNTNQVLIANERFPKISTDGGITLTTVPNPFFTNMGSLYTLKDQNNQDQLIYGVQWGYTVRNLNTNQENPTTVYPLGTFPYGQTMAPFFFDKNIAGRAYIFDPTVFPRALKISNDYGATTTKVTDTYDNLLTAAETDPQHPTIAWFATYNGSTPLTKIDFTNLSSPVISDLNFPTYPYDYAITGIKMNPGNSESAMVTIGNSIFKTTNGGINWTETTVPGLDLPNYINSIAQNPLNNNQYAIATTNGIYSSTDFGTTWSKIYNGPITKVEYSTVQNGQIVGIAATTTNSPSKVIYSNNAGVVWQEKNSSDYFDTIIRDGAVRFINDTTAEVYLSTYSLGVLKDIISFSSLQTSDPQIRKEDIAVYPNPAADDIHIKTGKNKARFKVSFYNAAGQMVLHSENNESIPISTLEKGVYLLKIEQENASTVIKKIIKN from the coding sequence ATGAAAAAATTACTATTGACGGTATTATTAACAGTTGTGGGCAAAATAAGTCTTGCTCAGGTAAGTTTTACAGGTAATCCCCAATATGGGCGCATGCAGAATTTTGTTTATGATAAAACCATTGGTAACAGAATTTATGCAACAACGAATGTGGATAAGCACATTCTGGTGTCCGCCGACAACGGAAGTACATGGAATGTTCTCTACACGTTGCCCTACCCCACAGAAGCACCGAATATTAAGGAAATGCGCCTTATTAATAACGGGACGGCTCTTAGCTTTATTGAAGATTTCGGATCGAGTGGCAACAGTAAAGTTACTGTACTAAGCTTAGGCAACTTACAGATTATTAAACAGTTTAACCTTCCTCCCGGTGAAACCGATGCTATCGGTAATTATTCCATTTATGATGACGGCAATATGAATACTGCCCTTATGATTGTAATGCAAAGTGTGGGATCTCCGGTGCCTCAGAACCGAAAATTATACCGTACCACAGACGGAGGAGCCAACTGGATAAATGTATACGATTCCGGGGATCTGGAATTGTCTGACGCGACAATGAATCCTCAAAATCCACAGATACTTTATATCGCAAGAGGATCTGGTCCGCAGCCTGTTCAGGGAGGTTTTCTTACCTCCACAGACGCAGGAGCTACCTGGACAGAGACTTTAAACAATATTATTCTGGAGTCTATCGCTGTTGATCCTCAGGATCCTTCGGTTATTTACGCCGGAACCTCACATTTTGTTCCCGGTACTATGCCCAATATGCATCAGGCGGTATATAAAACCACCGATGGCGCTGCCAGCTGGACAGAGCAAGTGGGTATAGATTGGTCTTCAAATGACCCATTGGGAACATTGAGAATGGTTAAGCTAATGGTGGATCCCAACAGTCACAACCATGTTCTGGCCATGGGAGCCCATAAAATTGCAGTTACCACCAATGGAGGAAATACATGGACAACTACTTTCCACAATGGTCTCGATGACGGAACCTCTTATTTTTACCCTCACGGGGCAGCTTTTAATCCTCAAAATACCAATCAGGTACTGATCGCCAATGAGCGTTTTCCAAAAATATCCACCGATGGCGGAATCACGCTTACGACTGTTCCCAATCCGTTTTTTACCAATATGGGAAGTCTCTACACTTTAAAAGATCAAAATAATCAGGATCAGTTAATCTACGGAGTACAATGGGGATATACGGTAAGAAATCTCAATACCAATCAGGAAAATCCGACAACGGTGTATCCATTGGGAACTTTTCCTTACGGACAGACTATGGCTCCTTTCTTTTTTGACAAAAATATAGCCGGAAGAGCCTATATTTTTGATCCCACCGTATTTCCAAGAGCCCTAAAAATAAGTAATGATTATGGAGCGACGACTACTAAAGTGACCGATACCTACGACAATCTGTTAACAGCTGCAGAGACAGATCCTCAACATCCTACTATTGCCTGGTTTGCTACGTATAATGGGAGTACCCCTTTAACGAAAATCGATTTCACCAATCTCAGCAGTCCGGTAATTTCTGATCTTAATTTCCCCACATATCCTTATGATTATGCCATAACAGGAATAAAAATGAATCCGGGTAATTCTGAAAGTGCGATGGTGACGATTGGAAACAGCATATTCAAAACCACCAACGGAGGCATTAACTGGACGGAAACTACCGTGCCGGGGCTTGATCTTCCGAATTACATCAACAGCATTGCACAGAATCCTTTAAATAATAATCAATACGCTATTGCGACAACAAACGGAATTTACAGTTCCACAGATTTTGGAACTACATGGAGCAAAATTTATAATGGTCCCATCACCAAAGTAGAATATTCTACGGTACAAAACGGGCAGATTGTCGGGATTGCTGCCACCACCACAAACAGTCCGTCAAAAGTCATCTACAGCAATAATGCAGGAGTGGTATGGCAGGAAAAAAATTCATCTGATTACTTCGACACCATAATCCGGGACGGTGCGGTTCGTTTTATCAATGATACTACAGCAGAAGTCTATCTGAGCACGTATTCGTTAGGCGTTTTAAAGGACATTATTTCTTTCTCTTCTTTACAAACTTCTGATCCGCAAATCAGAAAAGAGGATATTGCAGTCTATCCGAATCCTGCTGCGGATGACATTCATATCAAAACAGGAAAAAACAAAGCCCGGTTTAAAGTAAGTTTTTACAATGCTGCCGGACAAATGGTTTTACATTCTGAAAACAATGAGAGTATTCCTATCTCTACTCTTGAAAAAGGGGTATATCTTCTGAAGATCGAACAGGAAAACGCAAGTACCGTCATTAAGAAAATTATTAAAAATTAG
- a CDS encoding PLP-dependent cysteine synthase family protein, with protein sequence MKYAKNILETIGNTPLVQLNKVLGDDFPALVLAKVETFNPGNSVKDRMALKMIEDAEKDGRLKPGGTIIEGTSGNTGMGLALAAIIKGYQCIFVTNSKQSKEKCDILRAVGAEVIVCPTDVKPTDPRSYYSVSKRLAKETENGWYVNQYDNLSNRAAHYESTAPEIWEQTEGKLTHFVVGAGTGGTITGCGTFFKEKNADIKVIGVDTYGSILKEIHETGEVNLGNAYTYITEGIGEDILPENYDMSVIDHFEKVTDKDGAIYARKLAKDEGIFCGYSAGSAIASLVQMKDQFTKDDVIVVLLHDHGSRYVGKIYNDDWMREMGWLD encoded by the coding sequence ATGAAATACGCAAAAAATATTCTTGAAACGATAGGAAATACCCCCTTGGTACAACTTAATAAAGTGTTGGGTGATGATTTCCCGGCATTGGTTTTAGCCAAAGTGGAAACTTTCAATCCCGGAAACTCTGTAAAAGACAGAATGGCTCTGAAAATGATTGAAGATGCCGAAAAAGACGGAAGGCTGAAACCCGGTGGAACGATCATCGAGGGAACTTCCGGAAATACGGGAATGGGATTGGCGCTTGCCGCCATCATTAAAGGTTACCAATGTATTTTCGTGACCAACTCTAAACAGTCAAAAGAAAAATGTGATATTCTTCGTGCCGTGGGAGCTGAGGTAATCGTTTGTCCGACAGATGTGAAGCCTACCGACCCTCGTTCTTACTACTCTGTATCCAAAAGATTAGCGAAAGAAACAGAAAACGGATGGTATGTGAACCAATATGATAATTTATCCAACAGAGCAGCTCATTACGAGTCTACCGCTCCTGAAATCTGGGAACAGACGGAAGGAAAACTGACACACTTCGTTGTTGGAGCTGGAACGGGCGGTACCATTACTGGTTGTGGAACCTTCTTCAAGGAGAAAAATGCTGATATTAAAGTCATTGGTGTTGATACGTATGGTTCTATCCTAAAGGAGATCCATGAGACTGGAGAAGTGAACTTAGGAAATGCTTATACCTACATCACAGAAGGGATTGGCGAAGATATCCTTCCTGAAAACTACGATATGTCGGTAATTGATCATTTCGAAAAAGTAACGGATAAAGACGGTGCGATCTATGCAAGAAAACTGGCTAAAGATGAAGGAATTTTCTGTGGTTATTCCGCGGGAAGCGCCATTGCTTCTTTGGTTCAGATGAAAGATCAGTTTACTAAAGATGATGTAATTGTTGTTTTATTACACGATCATGGTTCGAGATACGTTGGAAAAATCTACAACGACGATTGGATGAGAGAAATGGGTTGGTTAGACTAA
- a CDS encoding chaperone modulator CbpM gives MSERISREELAKIYNIEITFFDELVNSGLITIQTENEIRYLMYEDLPNFERFTNWHYDLEINLPGLEVIHEMLKKMDDLRQRNRELANKLSAIGDNFVDG, from the coding sequence ATGAGTGAAAGAATATCGCGAGAGGAACTCGCAAAAATATACAATATTGAGATCACTTTTTTTGATGAATTGGTGAATTCAGGATTAATTACAATTCAGACCGAAAATGAAATACGCTATCTGATGTACGAAGATTTACCCAATTTTGAACGGTTTACGAACTGGCATTACGATTTGGAAATTAACCTTCCGGGATTGGAAGTGATTCATGAAATGCTGAAAAAAATGGATGACCTCCGACAACGAAACCGTGAGCTGGCGAATAAACTTTCGGCAATCGGGGATAATTTTGTTGATGGTTGA
- a CDS encoding J domain-containing protein: MAYIDYYKILGVDKSATQEDIKKAYRKLARKLHPDLNPDDKEAERKFKELNEANEVLSNVENRAKYDKYGENWKHGEEYEKAQQQQRQYQQSQSGSYGSGFSGADFGEGEDFSDFFQSMFGGAGGGFGRSSRGSASGKFKGQDVSAELNVSLKDAATTHPQTFEINGKKVRITIPAGIYDGQQIKLKGHGNPGVNGGPHGDLYITFNIAADPNFERVGNDLKTKVSIDLYTAVLGGDVKVNTFDGSVNLKVKPETQNGNTVRLKGKGFPVYKKDGEFGDLFVTYDVKLPTNLTETQKELFEQLKNS, encoded by the coding sequence ATGGCTTATATAGATTACTATAAAATTTTGGGCGTAGACAAAAGCGCCACACAGGAAGATATTAAAAAAGCATATCGGAAATTAGCAAGAAAGCTGCATCCCGATCTTAATCCAGATGATAAAGAGGCTGAAAGAAAATTCAAAGAACTTAATGAAGCCAATGAGGTACTCAGCAACGTGGAGAACCGTGCAAAATACGATAAATACGGTGAAAACTGGAAGCATGGCGAGGAATACGAAAAAGCTCAGCAACAGCAAAGGCAATATCAACAAAGTCAGAGCGGAAGTTACGGTAGCGGATTTTCAGGCGCTGATTTTGGAGAAGGAGAGGATTTTTCTGATTTTTTCCAAAGCATGTTTGGTGGAGCGGGAGGAGGCTTCGGAAGGAGTTCGAGAGGCAGTGCTTCGGGGAAATTTAAAGGTCAGGACGTCAGTGCAGAATTGAATGTAAGTTTAAAAGATGCTGCAACAACACATCCTCAGACTTTTGAGATCAATGGTAAAAAAGTGAGAATTACGATTCCTGCGGGGATCTATGACGGACAGCAGATTAAACTGAAAGGTCATGGAAATCCGGGGGTGAACGGAGGTCCGCACGGAGATTTATACATCACCTTTAATATTGCGGCTGATCCTAATTTTGAAAGAGTCGGAAATGATTTGAAAACGAAAGTTTCCATTGATTTGTATACGGCTGTTTTAGGCGGTGATGTAAAAGTAAATACATTCGACGGAAGTGTAAACCTGAAAGTAAAGCCCGAAACCCAAAACGGAAATACAGTGCGACTGAAAGGAAAAGGTTTTCCCGTGTATAAAAAAGACGGTGAATTTGGAGATTTATTTGTGACTTATGATGTGAAATTACCAACGAATCTCACTGAAACACAAAAAGAACTTTTTGAACAACTTAAAAATTCCTAA
- a CDS encoding DUF3575 domain-containing protein — MRYKFLAAFLTASALGTMNAQEAEQSEKSVYIKGNALLAPVGIVNVGIEHQVSKNITVQGDLFISPWKSFAGKHAQAYLLGFDGRYYFSKAFDKFYVGANITGGSFNIQKWSYWSDSFYTHKDGEVTPYVNSNLYQKGYTFILGIVGGYQFKFKERWNVDIYAGIGSMQSFYKGYDKVSGDRYDKLEDRMGREWDRSGEFLPYRGGIMISYKLR, encoded by the coding sequence TTGAGGTACAAATTTTTAGCAGCTTTCCTAACCGCATCTGCATTAGGAACAATGAATGCTCAGGAAGCGGAGCAATCAGAAAAAAGTGTCTATATAAAAGGAAATGCATTGCTGGCTCCTGTAGGAATTGTTAATGTAGGAATAGAACATCAGGTAAGCAAAAACATAACGGTGCAAGGAGACCTGTTTATATCGCCCTGGAAATCTTTCGCGGGAAAGCATGCGCAGGCTTATTTATTAGGCTTCGACGGAAGGTATTATTTCAGTAAGGCATTTGATAAATTTTATGTTGGAGCAAACATCACGGGAGGATCTTTCAATATCCAGAAATGGAGCTACTGGAGTGATAGTTTCTACACTCATAAAGATGGCGAAGTTACACCTTATGTAAACTCTAATCTTTACCAAAAAGGATATACTTTCATTCTGGGGATCGTAGGCGGATATCAGTTTAAATTTAAAGAAAGATGGAATGTAGACATCTATGCAGGAATTGGATCCATGCAAAGTTTCTACAAAGGATATGATAAAGTAAGCGGAGATCGTTATGACAAGCTGGAAGACAGAATGGGTCGCGAATGGGATCGCAGTGGAGAGTTTCTGCCTTACCGCGGAGGTATTATGATCTCTTATAAATTAAGATAG
- a CDS encoding thioredoxin family protein codes for MKKIISTLFLSAATAVFAQEAIRFEELPFKELIAKAKKENKIIFMDAYASWCGPCKMMERNIFTQKSVGDYYNSNFVNARFDMEKGEGREIAAKYGVRSYPTYLFLNGDGELVSQNYGYMEESPFLAMAQDVNSPNNKKGSLKERFAKGEKDPEFLINIMKLNSSSDYDFAKNASERYFENKNKTEELSKDDIGFLLFFLKSPEDKNYKIFIDKKSDIIKHLPEETYKEFDAQIKLSKIIAQSIDDRNKRIDEVFFMKNAEPLVGKHDAEVRLNQTKLSYYEQNANYPEYEKAALEYYKNSDSFDTNELLKTAWVFSEHVKNSASLKKAAEWAEKSVMRGETSENTYILAKLYYLTGNKDMAKTYAEMSETLAVQAGKDSQLAKELLNQIK; via the coding sequence ATGAAGAAGATCATCTCTACTCTGTTTTTGTCTGCAGCAACGGCTGTTTTTGCTCAGGAAGCGATTCGTTTTGAAGAATTACCTTTTAAAGAACTGATTGCGAAGGCAAAAAAGGAGAATAAAATTATATTTATGGATGCTTACGCTTCATGGTGCGGACCATGCAAGATGATGGAAAGAAATATTTTCACCCAAAAATCCGTCGGAGATTATTACAATTCTAATTTTGTCAACGCAAGATTCGATATGGAAAAAGGGGAAGGCCGCGAAATTGCAGCAAAGTACGGCGTTCGCTCCTACCCTACCTATTTATTTCTAAATGGTGACGGCGAACTGGTATCACAAAACTACGGATATATGGAAGAAAGTCCGTTTTTAGCCATGGCTCAGGATGTTAATTCTCCGAACAATAAAAAGGGTTCTCTGAAAGAGCGCTTTGCCAAAGGCGAGAAAGATCCGGAATTTCTTATCAATATTATGAAACTCAATTCATCTTCAGATTATGATTTTGCCAAAAATGCTTCCGAAAGATACTTTGAAAATAAAAACAAAACGGAAGAGCTTTCAAAAGATGACATCGGATTTTTGTTATTTTTTCTAAAATCTCCTGAAGATAAAAATTATAAAATTTTCATTGATAAAAAATCTGATATCATTAAGCATCTTCCTGAGGAGACCTATAAAGAATTTGATGCTCAGATCAAGTTATCAAAAATTATAGCTCAATCTATTGATGACAGAAATAAAAGAATTGATGAAGTTTTTTTTATGAAAAATGCGGAACCGCTGGTGGGAAAGCACGATGCTGAGGTGAGGCTCAACCAGACCAAGTTAAGCTATTATGAACAGAATGCCAACTATCCGGAATACGAGAAGGCAGCCCTGGAATACTATAAAAACTCTGATTCTTTTGATACCAACGAATTATTAAAGACAGCATGGGTATTTTCTGAACATGTAAAAAATTCAGCTTCCTTAAAAAAGGCGGCAGAATGGGCCGAAAAATCAGTGATGAGAGGTGAAACATCTGAAAATACATACATACTGGCAAAACTCTATTATTTAACAGGTAATAAAGATATGGCGAAAACCTACGCTGAAATGTCTGAAACTCTTGCAGTGCAAGCTGGTAAAGACTCACAGTTAGCGAAAGAGTTATTAAATCAAATAAAATAA
- a CDS encoding exo-beta-N-acetylmuramidase NamZ family protein yields the protein MNLDFKIKNLLLICLIFLGVFNQYYSQTEDKAGFKTGADQPEVYLPLLKGKTIGVVTNQTGLMSDRTHVVDFLVKNGIKIKSIFAPEHGFRGDADAGEKVKNGVDVKTGIPIVSLYGNNKKPKPEQLKGIDIIVFDIQDVGVRFYTYISTLTYLMEAGAENNVEVMVFDRPNPHDGYIDGPVLKKKWTSFVGMHEVPVVYGLTIGEYGKMVNGEKWLKNKVQAKYTLITMKNYHKNQRYAILDKPSPNLPNDKSINLYPSLCFFEGTQVSVGRGTNLPFQIYGSPWTKDLPYQFTPKPTSGAKDPFLNGKLCYGENLSDYKKDLKELNLEWVIKAYKNYKNPQQDFFLKNLFFDTLAGSDELRKQIVAGKSFQEIKSSWKSDLAQFEKIRSKYIVYEK from the coding sequence ATGAATTTAGATTTCAAAATTAAAAATTTACTTCTTATTTGCCTAATTTTTTTAGGAGTATTCAATCAATATTATTCTCAGACTGAAGATAAAGCCGGATTTAAAACGGGAGCCGATCAGCCTGAGGTTTATTTGCCTTTGCTTAAAGGGAAAACAATCGGAGTTGTCACCAACCAAACCGGATTAATGAGCGACAGAACCCATGTTGTAGATTTTCTGGTGAAAAACGGGATTAAAATCAAATCTATTTTTGCGCCTGAACACGGTTTCCGTGGCGATGCCGATGCCGGTGAAAAAGTGAAGAATGGAGTAGATGTGAAAACCGGAATTCCTATTGTTTCCCTATACGGAAATAATAAAAAACCAAAACCTGAGCAATTGAAAGGAATTGATATTATTGTTTTTGATATTCAGGATGTTGGCGTTCGTTTTTATACTTATATTTCGACATTAACGTATTTGATGGAAGCCGGAGCTGAAAATAATGTGGAAGTGATGGTTTTTGACAGACCAAATCCTCATGACGGCTATATTGACGGACCTGTTTTAAAGAAAAAATGGACAAGCTTCGTCGGAATGCATGAAGTTCCTGTTGTGTATGGATTAACAATCGGAGAATACGGGAAAATGGTAAACGGAGAAAAGTGGCTGAAAAATAAAGTTCAGGCAAAATACACTTTAATTACGATGAAAAATTATCATAAAAATCAGCGGTATGCTATTTTAGATAAACCTTCACCCAATTTGCCAAATGATAAATCTATCAACCTATATCCAAGTTTATGTTTCTTTGAAGGAACGCAGGTTTCTGTTGGAAGAGGAACGAATTTACCTTTCCAGATTTACGGCTCGCCCTGGACGAAAGATTTACCTTATCAATTTACTCCAAAGCCTACTTCTGGTGCCAAAGATCCGTTTTTAAACGGAAAATTGTGTTATGGTGAAAATCTTTCTGATTATAAAAAAGATCTAAAAGAATTAAACCTGGAATGGGTAATTAAAGCCTATAAAAACTATAAAAATCCGCAACAGGATTTTTTCTTAAAGAATTTATTTTTTGATACCCTGGCGGGAAGTGATGAGTTGAGAAAACAAATTGTTGCCGGAAAATCTTTTCAGGAAATTAAATCTTCCTGGAAATCTGATTTAGCTCAATTTGAGAAAATTAGAAGTAAATATATTGTGTACGAAAAATAA
- a CDS encoding ABC transporter permease codes for MKFPIYFSRKIAFSKDNKNNLSRVIIFIGRLSVALGIIVSLITVSTGFGSKKAIKERLADFSGHITVRSTRSNSSYNTSVLDNQGLNIPKIKELSDVESVQKYATVTGIMRNEHNFSGIIFKGIGKDFDSLRFKKFLVSGNTPVVTEKGYNNGVTISQKIANDLHLKVKDSIVTVFSKADQKPIYRKFEVLGIYKTDIKMIDEQFVIGDINHVRKIQDMKPDEAGGIDIFLKNVNDIDKDFPDIEKLIGYKNYAEKATEKFPQITDWISIFDTNIALIIIIMLIVVVINIIMVLLILIIERTNSIGLLKTMGASNSQIRATFINYTLIIMVPGLLYGNAIGLGLILIQKFFGVIKLNPENYYVSTVPVDLNPIAIISISVGILIISGLALIIPSYLISKISPVKAIKYS; via the coding sequence TTGAAATTTCCCATCTATTTCTCCAGAAAAATAGCGTTTTCCAAAGATAACAAAAATAACCTTTCGAGGGTGATCATCTTCATTGGCCGCCTCTCGGTGGCTCTGGGAATCATTGTTTCTTTGATTACCGTGTCTACAGGTTTCGGTTCCAAGAAAGCCATTAAAGAGAGACTGGCAGATTTCAGCGGGCATATTACCGTACGCTCTACACGTTCCAATTCTTCTTACAATACTTCAGTTCTTGATAATCAGGGATTGAATATTCCAAAAATCAAAGAGCTTTCTGATGTGGAAAGCGTTCAGAAATATGCTACCGTAACAGGAATTATGCGTAATGAACATAACTTTTCAGGAATTATTTTTAAAGGAATAGGAAAAGATTTCGACAGTTTACGATTTAAGAAATTCCTTGTTTCAGGAAACACTCCGGTTGTTACAGAAAAAGGATATAACAATGGGGTTACCATTTCTCAGAAAATAGCCAACGATCTTCACCTGAAGGTAAAAGACAGCATTGTCACAGTCTTTTCAAAAGCTGATCAAAAGCCGATTTACAGAAAATTTGAAGTCTTGGGGATTTATAAGACCGATATCAAAATGATTGATGAACAATTCGTTATCGGGGATATCAATCATGTTCGGAAAATTCAGGATATGAAGCCTGATGAGGCAGGAGGAATTGATATTTTTCTCAAAAACGTGAATGACATCGACAAAGATTTTCCGGATATTGAAAAACTGATCGGTTACAAAAATTATGCTGAAAAAGCAACTGAAAAGTTTCCGCAAATTACGGACTGGATAAGCATATTTGACACCAATATTGCATTGATCATCATTATTATGCTGATCGTCGTGGTCATTAATATCATTATGGTTCTTCTTATTCTGATTATTGAAAGAACCAATTCTATAGGTTTACTGAAAACAATGGGAGCCAGTAATTCTCAGATCCGTGCAACATTTATTAATTATACTTTAATTATCATGGTTCCCGGTCTTTTGTATGGAAATGCCATCGGACTTGGACTGATCCTGATTCAAAAGTTTTTTGGTGTTATTAAACTGAATCCGGAAAATTATTACGTAAGCACTGTTCCCGTAGATTTAAATCCTATTGCGATTATTTCTATCTCTGTAGGAATTTTGATTATTTCAGGGTTGGCTTTAATTATCCCAAGTTATCTGATCAGTAAAATTTCTCCGGTCAAGGCGATTAAGTATAGTTAG